From Taeniopygia guttata chromosome 21, bTaeGut7.mat, whole genome shotgun sequence, one genomic window encodes:
- the ARHGEF10L gene encoding rho guanine nucleotide exchange factor 10-like protein isoform X1: MGPTVPPWPARLWGAAIPGEHPRGGGAEIGEGKRSPRPFPSLPFLLPSPQSFPFPGFLPRDGAGAMWRRRPRSHPKFSLANPELSLARSPSSSSAASASGDSEEEDTGFLEVTVSDMRHPPPELGPAPEGLSPQQVLRRHILGSIVQSERSYVDSLKRILQDYRNPLLEMEPKVLSARKCQVVFFRLKEILQCHSMFQIALASRVAEWDSNEKIGDLFVASFSKSMVLDVYSDYVNNFTAAMSLIKKACLTKPAFLDFLKKRQMASADRVTLYGLMVKPIQRFPQFILLLQDMLKNTPRGHADRLSLQLALTELETLAEKLNEQKRLADQVAEMQQLSKSISDRSSFSKLLSSGQRQLLLCETLTETVYGDRGQLLKSKERKVFLLSDLLVCANVNFKGQLEISSLVPLGPKYVLKWSTALPQVQVVEVGQESGAGDKDGAGANAGTRRHAPAGPAAHNKVYLGPPRLFQELQDLQKDLAVVEQITLLVSTLHGTYQNLNMTVAQDWCLALQRMMKVKEEEIHSANKCRLRLLLPGKPDKSGRPISVMVVFITPSPLSKISWVNRLHLAKIGLREENQPGWLCPDEDTKSRAPFWCPILSCHIPAFSSKALDLQLGAAVHNPVHSSLLGCSAVSTSLPQGFLWVGGGQEGAGGQVEIFSLNRSVPRTVKSFPVPAPVLCMEFIPEPQPEDPAEPGTAPEPAPSAPHPAVCLGLQDGSLLVFGAVAAGTPVLQRCRVPGAVPVLCLRNSPAFLLAGLQDGSVAAFPRNREGLWDAGSVRMLRVGPGPVRALLALEESLWASSQNLVRVLGMPELQSQHCFEAHPEPAAAVTLMVRAGSGVWMAFAEGSSIRLFHTETQEHLQEINVATRTTLLLPGQKLVRVTSLLLCQGSLWVGTDLGIIVLLPVPRLEGIPKITGKGMVSLNGHAGPVQFLALALSTLAPDALRTEQDEQDEPEEEKSPDPEGLQPREMRKKGILLQYRLRSTAHLPGQLLSVREVAPGSPGTPGHAEEDGSIYELADDPDVWVRSRPCSRDSSRKEISSVAIVSGGRGYRDFRAESARRSGTTDSSLLIWQLPLAL; this comes from the exons ATGGGTCCCACCGTGCCCCCATGGCCAGCGCGGCTTTGGGGCGCGGCAATCCCGGGAGAGCATCCCCGGGGAGGAGGAGCCGAAattggggaaggaaaaaggtCCCCGcggcccttcccttcccttcccttcctccttccctccccccagTCCTTCCCTTTCCCGGGATTTCTGCCCCGGGATGGCGCCGGGGCCATGTGGAGGCGACGGCCGCGCTcccatcccaaattttccttgGCTAATCCCGAGCTTTCCTTGGCTCGCtcgccctcctcctcctcggctGCTTCCGCCTCGG GGGACTCGGAGGAGGAGGACACCGGGTTCCTGGAGGTCACCGTGTCCGACATGCGGCACCCCCCGCCCGAGCTGGGCCCCGCGCCCGAGGGGCTGAGCCCGCAGCAG GTGCTCCGGCGGCACATCCTGGGCTCCATCGTGCAGAGCGAGCGCAGCTACGTGGACTCCCTGAAGCGCATCCTGCAG GATTACCGGAACCCGCTGCTGGAGATGGAGCCCAAGGTGCTGAGCGCCCGCAAGTGCCAGGTGGTGTTCTTCCGGCTGAAGGAGATCCTGCAGTGCCACTCCATGTTCCAGATCGCCCTGGCCTCCCGCGTGGCCGAGTGGGATTCCAACGAGAAGATCGGGGACCTCTTCGTGGCCTCG TTCTCCAAGTCCATGGTGCTGGACGTCTACAGCGACTACGTCAACAACTTCACGGCGGCCATGTCCCTGATCAAGAAGGCCTGTCTGACCAAACCCGCCTTCCTGGACTTCCTCAAG AAGCGGCAGATGGCCAGCGCCGACCGCGTCACGCTCTACGGGCTGATGGTGAAGCCCATCCAGAGGTTCCCCCAGttcatcctcctcctgcag GACATGCTGAAGAACACCCCGCGCGGCCACGCCGACcgcctgtccctgcagctggcGCTGACCGAGCTGGAGACGCTGGCCGAGAAGCTCAACGAGCAGAAGCGCTTGGCCGACCAGGTGGCCGagatgcagcagctcagcaagaGCATCAGCGACCGCAGCAGCTTCAGCAAG ctgctgagctcGGGGCagcggcagctgctgctgtgcgaGACGCTGACCGAGACGGTGTACGGGGACCGCGGGCAGCTCCTCAAGTCCAAGGAGAGGAAGGTGTTCCTGCTCAGCGACCTCCTGGTCTGCGCCAACGTCAACTTCAA AGGGCAGCTGGAAATCAGCAGCCTGGTGCCGCTGGGCCCCAAGTACGTGCTGAAGTGGAGCACGGCCCTGCCGCAGGTGCAGGTGGTGGAGGTGGGACAGGAGAGCGGCGCCGGCGACAAGGACGGAGCCGGAGCCAACGCCGGCACCCGCCGGCACgcgcccgccggcccggccgcgcaCA aCAAGGTCTACCTGGGCCCCCCGCGGctcttccaggagctgcaggacctGCAGAAGGACCTGGCGGTGGTGGAGCAGATCACGCTGCTCGTCAGCACCCTGCACGGCACCTACCAG AACCTGAACATGACGGTGGCCCAGGACTGgtgcctggccctgcagaggaTGATGAAGGTCAAGGAGGAGGAGATCCACTCGGCCAACAAGTGCCGCctgcggctgctgctgcccgggaAACCCGACAA GTCTGGGCGCCCCATCAGCGTCATGGTGGTGTTcatcacccccagccccctgagCAAGATCTCCTGGGTGAACCGGCTGCACCTGGCCAAGATCGGCCTGC GGGAGGAGAACCAGCCGGGCTGGCTCTGCCCCGACGAGGACACCAAGAGCCGAGCTCCCTTCTGGTGCCCAATCCTGTCCTGCCACATTCCAGCCTTCTCCTCCAAAGCCTTGGATCTGCAG CTCGGGGCCGCTGTGCACAACCCCGTGCACTCGTCGCTGCTGGGCTGCTCGGCCGTcagcacctccctgccccagggcttcCTCTGG GTGggaggggggcaggagggggcgggggggcAGGTGGAGATCTTCTCCCTGAACCGCTCCGTGCCCCGAACCGTCAAATCCTTCCCGGTGCCGGCCCCGGTGCTGTGCATGGAATTCATCCCGGAGCCGCAGCCCGAGGATCCCGCGGAGCCGGGAACGGCCCCGGAGCCGGCCCCCAGCGCCCCCCACCCCGCAgtgtgcctggggctgcaggacgGGAG CCTGCTGGTGTTCggggcggtggcggcggggACGCCGGTGCTGCAGCGGTGCCGCGTGCCGGGCGCGGTGCCCGTGCTGTGCCTGCGGAACAGCCCCGCGTTCCTGCTGGCCGGGCTGCAGGACGGCAGCGTGGCCGCCTTCCCCCGGAACCGCG AGGGTCTGTGGGACGCGGGCTCAGTACGGATGCTCCGAGTGGGGCCGGGCCCCGTGCGGGCGCTGCTGGCGCTGGAGGAGTCGCTCTGGGCCAGTTCCCAGAACCTCGTCCGTGTCCTGGGAatgccagagctgcagagccag CACTGTTTCGAGGCGCACCCCGAGCCCGCGGCGGCGGTGACGCTGATGGtgcgggcgggcagcggggtGTGGATGGCCTTTGCCGAGGGCTCCTCCATCCGCCTGTTCCACACGGAGACCCAGGAGCACCTCCAGGAGATCAACGTGGCCACCAGgaccaccctgctgctgcccg GACAGAAGCTCGTGCGTGTCACCAgcctcctgctgtgccagggctcgCTCTGGGTGGGGACGGATCTGGGAATCATCGTCCTGCTGCCCGTGCCACGCCTGGAGGGCATCCCGAAAATCACCG GGAAGGGGATGGTGTCCCTGAACGGCCACGCCGGCCCCGTGCAGTTCCTGGCGCTGGCTCTGAGCACTTTGGCCCCCGACGCCCTCCGGACCGAGCAGGACGAGCAGGACGAGCCCGAGGAGGAGAAATCCCCAGATCCGGAGGGGCTCCAGCCGCGGGAAATGcggaaaaaagggattttgttACAATACCGGCTGCGCTCCACGGCCCACCTGCCCGGCCAGCTGCTCTCCGTGCGGGAAGTGGCACCGGGATCGCCGGGAACGCCGGGACACGCCGAGGAGGACGGATCCATCTACGAGCTGGCCGACGATCCCGACGTGTGGGTGCGGAGCCGGCCCTGCTCCCGGGATTCTTCCCGCAAGGAAATCTCCTCCGTGGCCATCGTCTCCGGAGGCCGCGGGTACCGGGATTTCCGGGCGGAATCCGCGCGCCGCTCCGGAACCACGGACAGCTCCCTGCTCATCTGGCAGCTCCCGCTGGCGCTGTGA